The Lolium rigidum isolate FL_2022 chromosome 1, APGP_CSIRO_Lrig_0.1, whole genome shotgun sequence region AAGATGGCTTGAAGTGGGAATCGATCTCGAGTCCTTCAGATCGCCTGGAAGAGAGTTCCTGTTGGCTAAATAACATTTGATGGCTTGCAAACACTTTCTGTATTTGAAATACTTAAAGTTCAAGTTAAATGAAAATTGGAAATGATATGTCAATATTTCATCACCCACTAGCATCTGGTATTTCGGAACTTCCAATTTCAATGAAATTTTAGCTATTCGTGCAATATTTGCAATATTTCCCTGGAGATAAGGTTTGGGTGTAGGCTGCTCATTAGGAACTCCCAATCTATTTTGTATATACATGGTAAACATACAGTTCTATGATGCACTCCTTGTTTTCCTAGTCCATGGAGCTAGTTATAGAGAGGACATGCTGGCTCTAAGTATATTCCTTGACTTGTTCTGATAACATGTGCAGACATATTACAGACATGTGTTGGAACATTTTTTTACTAAGCAACTGGTTTGCCTAGGAGAGATGATGAAGTTTTTTGCGAAACAGTTGACCACTTGAACTTAAGCTAATGAATGAGTATATATGTTTGTGTCAACGGTGCGTGAACATCTTGAACATCCATTTGGGCTGTGGCTGCATTAGTAAATGGAACATATATACTTTTAATTTGATTGACTTTTTTAGGTTTGCATCTACTGAGACATAAAGTTGCACCTTTTAGGAGGCACAATATTAACAGACATGTAAACCACCTATTGTTTTCTCTGAAATAGGGTAATCTTGTGTTGACTGGTCCAGAACGCACCATCTCGTCAGATGGACGTATCTCTTTCCACATCTATCTCCATGACAACAGCCGAGAATTCTCTTCTGAAGAAAGCTGGGAGAATGGTGTGGATTTAGACCAGGATATACGCATCTACGACAGGCCAATATCAGTGACAGTGAATACTCCTTATGGTCCTGCAGAGGTGATCTACGCCATCATGAGCCAGGGAGTTGAATGCAAAGTTGCAGTGACGCTTGCTCGTCAGGATGGAGAAGATCCTATCAGCCTTTTCGGGAGAATTGTTGCTCGCAGTGAGCTGTTTGATATCGGTTGTGTTCTTTTCTACAACGAACATGTGAAGGGCATATGTGTAGGATCAGGAGACCTGATTCCGTTGGCTAGAAATCTGCTTGTGGTGCCATTGTACAAGCTACTGGTAATTGAGCTGGATCTGCATTCTTATTACGGTGACGAGATTATGAGAGAAACACTAGAGTTTCATCCCTTCACCGAAGGCAAGCAAATGGCACGTCTTATCAGCAAGAGTGGTGCTGAAATCGAAGTGACGATCTCATTGACACAA contains the following coding sequences:
- the LOC124684223 gene encoding 60 kDa jasmonate-induced protein-like, which encodes MAAATGYDGPNDEQLHAYAELDYIDLPIYGEKLAEVFAVRVPGAATSSRGNRPPPCGMIHVFGRNFSQSLIFNRSHCDDPTSPHPCDSQGNLVLTGPERTISSDGRISFHIYLHDNSREFSSEESWENGVDLDQDIRIYDRPISVTVNTPYGPAEVIYAIMSQGVECKVAVTLARQDGEDPISLFGRIVARSELFDIGCVLFYNEHVKGICVGSGDLIPLARNLLVVPLYKLLVIELDLHSYYGDEIMRETLEFHPFTEGKQMARLISKSGAEIEVTISLTQYFFL